In Brachypodium distachyon strain Bd21 chromosome 2, Brachypodium_distachyon_v3.0, whole genome shotgun sequence, one genomic interval encodes:
- the LOC104583157 gene encoding protein ALP1-like — translation MAVCDFDMRFTSVVVGWPGSAHDTRIFRDTLDKYKKRFPHPPAGKYYLVDSGYPNDTGYLAPYRGQKYHLPEFRMGRPPSGKEELFNFAHSSLRNVNERSFGVLKQKWRILLDIPSYPVKKQTKIIIACMALHNFIRESEIFDENFDKCDRDEDYMPPGHVVVTNGWNHEGQGNVNMNATREAIANGLMADRE, via the exons ATGGCAGTATGTGACTTCGACATGCGATTCACCTCTGTAGTAGTCGGGTGGCCAGGTTCTGCACATGACACAAGGATATTCAGAGACACACTTGACAAGTACAAGAAGAGATTTCCACACCCTCCAGCAG GCAAATATTATCTTGTCGATTCTGGCTATCCCAATGACACCGGCTATCTTGCACCATACAGAGGACAAAAATATCATCTACCTGAGTTCCGCATGGGGCGACCACCAAGTGGTAAAGAAGAGTTGTTCAACTTTGCTCATTCCTCACTCCGTAATGTAAATGAGCGCTCATTTGGTGTGTTGAAGCAAAAGTGGCGCATCTTATTGGATATCCCGAGTTATCCAGTAAAGAAGCAAACCAAGATTATCATCGCTTGCATGGCACTTCATAACTTCATTAGAGAGAGTGAGATATTCGATGAGAATTTTGATAAGTGTGACCGTGATGAGGACTACATGCCACCAGGGCATGTGGTTGTCACAAATGGGTGGAACCATGAGGGACAAGGCAATGTGAACATGAATGCCACTCGTGAAGCTATTGCGAACGGATTGATGGCCGATAGGGAATAA
- the LOC104582654 gene encoding L10-interacting MYB domain-containing protein-like, whose product MRYPPPPPPLASPQIHGPPSSLRSSLHSPSHRSPPRLDRFARYPPPSPTVAVASGTELLACECTPTAPAGVGRCNNIFFRQQQVSTPRDACSFYLADSQLQPASGSAPSETTDGDKTSQKAMWDTDVARIFCGIACKEVNEGNRPTKTLSVTGYKNLSEEFHKQTGRLYTRKQFKNCWDELKSIWTAWVYYMTKATGLGWDPVKRTITASEEQWADLIKVHKDIKRFRKGPSDNLKWLEKMFQKASVTGNSSVMPGAEEDDIEERQDVDGIVDLEADDEGTPQPSPLPMPKMKRGGASAIPCSPKRPKKDPYGKDFKRFVDHVISEEKSEASSNVSVANDIDAIMEEVVKCGAPETSDEYYIATKLFGKLENRCFFYAMKTSEGRLQWLKRQYADRKRH is encoded by the exons ATGCgctacccccccccccccccacccctcGCATCTCCCCAGATCCACGGCCCTCCCTCTTCCCTCCGGTCGTCGTTGCACTCCCCGTCACACCGCTCTCCACCTCGACTCGACAGATTCGCCCGGTATCCACCGCCATCGCCGACCGTTGCCGTGGCCTCTGGCACCGAGCTCCTCGCGTGCGAGTGCACCccgacggcgccggccggaGTCGGCAGATGCAACAACATCTTCTTCAGGCAGCAACAG GTGAGCACACCCAGGGACGCCTGCAGCTTCTATCTTGCCGATTCCCAACTCCAACCAGCAAGCGGTTCAGCACCAAG TGAAACAACAGATGGTGATAAAACAAGTCAAAAGGCAATGTGGGATACCGATGTAGCCCGGATTTTTTGTGGGATTGCTTGCAAAGAGGTCAACGAGGGAAATAGGCCTACCAAGACTCTGAGCGTTACGGGTTATAAAAATTTAAGTGAAGAATTTCATAAACAAACTGGTAGGCTGTATACCCGTAAGCAATTCAAAAACTGTTGGGATGAATTGAAAAGCATATGGACAGCATGGGTTTATTACATGACAAAAGCTACTGgacttggatgggatcctgtGAAGAGAACTATAACAGCTAGTGAAGAGCAGTGGGCGGACCTGATCAAG GTCCATAAGGATATTAAACGTTTTCGAAAAGGGCCCTCGGACAACTTGAAATGGCTAGAGAAAATGTTCCAAAAAGCTAGTGTAACCGGCAATTCTTCGGTGATGCCCGGtgctgaagaagatgacatTGAAGAACGCCAAGACGTCGATGGTATTGTTGACTTGGAGGCTGATGATGAAGGAACCCCTCAGCCTAGTCCTCTGCCTATGCCAAAAATGAAGCGTGGGGGGGCAAGTGCCATACCTTGCAGTCCAAAGAGGCCCAAGAAAGATCCTTATGGAAAGGATTTCAAAAGATTTGTTGATCATGTCATTAGTGAGGAGAAATCAGAGGCATCAAGCAATGTGTCCGTTGCAAATGATATTGATGCCATCATGGAGGAAGTTGTCAAGTGTGGGGCACCTGAAACAAGTGATGAGTACTATATTGCAACAAAGTTGTTTGGTAAACTTGAAAATAGGTGTTTCTTCTATGCTATGAAGACTAGTGAGGGGAGGCTCCAGTGGTTGAAGAGGCAGTACGCGGACAGGAAGAGGCATTAG
- the LOC100821002 gene encoding NAC domain-containing protein 74 translates to MAQTCLPPGFRFHPTDVELVSYYLKRKIMGKKLCVHAISELELYKFAPWDLPEKSCLRSKDLEWFFFCPRDKKYPKGSRTNRATPNGYWKTSGKDRTIELNSRTVGLKKTLIFHEGKAPKGNRTDWVMYEYRMEDDNLVSAGFSKDEYVLCKIFKKSGLGPRIGEQYGAPFDEDDWENLSFETSAFGLVSSEIEDPQAETSVIATATVTQEPPHQLVRFSGDVNICTNEVNTASVSLSDLEGPHVEASVLATAAVFEEQPIHSQQSAQCSEHVDTSSSEFNNAPPEDGIFWDELSKFLDNSPHRDIPFGEESGLPPMSELEAQAFEINTADLYNELAGLAGSGGLPIVDFGAIDVGFSLNNFQHTSSEQAVGDDYLELDDLLARDATLSYELPTPNNEFLQYPLNQSSYGGHYHDGATLSSAFAASGSIPPMPCFFGDVPAVPNNLVNPNYSDSSHSTLKDSFF, encoded by the exons ATGGCTCAAACTTGCCTGCCACCTGGCTTTCGTTTCCATCCAACAGATGTCGAGCTCGTTTCATACTACCTAAAAAGGAAGATTATGGGGAAGAAACTTTGTGTTCATGCTATATCAGAACTTGAGCTGTACAAATTTGCTCCCTGGGACCTTCCTG AAAAATCCTGTCTTCGAAGCAAAGATCTTGAGTGGTTCTTTTTTTGCCCTCGTGACAAAAAATATCCTAAAGGGTCTAGGACAAACCGTGCCACACCCAATGGTTACTGGAAAACAAGTGGAAAAGATAGAACAATTGAGCTGAACTCTCGAACTGTTGGGTTGAAAAAAACTTTGATATTTCATGAAGGCAAGGCTCCTAAAGGCAACAGGACTGACTGGGTGATGTATGAATATAGAATGGAGGATGACAATTTGGTTTCTGCTGGTTTCTCAAAG GATGAGTATGTTCTCTGCAAAATATTTAAGAAAAGTGGTCTTGGCCCAAGGATAGGGGAGCAATACGGTGCTCCATTCGATGAAGATGATTGGGAGAATTTGAGTTTTGAAACTTCTGCGTTTGGTTTAGTGTCCTCAGAAATAGAAGACCCCCAGGCCGAGACCTCCGTGATTGCTACTGCCACAGTAACTCAGGAACCTCCTCACCAGCTTGTTCGATTTTCTGGAGATGTAAACATCTGTACGAATGAAGTCAATACTGCTTCAGTGTCCTTGTCTGATTTAGAAGGCCCACATGTTGAGGCGTCTGTGTTGGCTACCGCTGCAGTTTTTGAGGAACAACCTATTCATTCTCAGCAGTCTGCTCAATGTTCTGAACATGTTGACACCAGTTCTAGTGAGTTCAATAATGCACCTCCAGAAGATGGAATTTTTTGGGACGAACTGTCAAAGTTTTTGGATAATTCTCCTCATCGTGACATTCCTTTTGGAGAG GAATCTGGTCTCCCTCCAATGTCTGAACTTGAGGCTCAAGCTTTTGAGATAAACACTGCTGATCTCTACAACGAATTGGCAGGACTTGCTGGGTCAGGTGGATTGCCAATTGTGGATTTTGGCGCTATCGATGTTGGTTTTTCTTTAAACAATTTCCAGCACACATCCTCTGAACAAGCTGTTGGTGATGATTATTTAGAGCTGGACGATCTCCTTGCTCGTGACGCAACCCTCTCCTATGAGTTGCCAACACCAAACAATGAATTTTTGCAGTATCCCTTGAATCAGTCGTCTTACGGCGGACACTATCATGATGGTGCTACTTTATCTTCTGCCTTTGCTGCAAGTGGGTCAATTCCACCAATGCCCTGCTTTTTTGGGGATGTGCCTGCTGTTCCAAATAACCTTGTGAATCCCAACTATTCTGACTCAAGTCACTCAACCTTGAAGGATTCGTTCTTTTAG